The Pseudomonadota bacterium genome contains the following window.
GCCACCAGGCCTCAGCCGAGATCGCCGGAGGCCGCCAGCAGGAGCGCGGGCATCACCACCGCCGCGGTCTCCGCGCGCAAGATGCGCGCGCCGAGGCTGACGAGAGTCACGCCCGCCGCCCGTGCGGCCTCTATCTCCCCCTCAGAGAACCCGCCCTCTGGCCCTACAAGCACCGCCACCGTGCGAAGGGCTGCATGCCCCCGCAACACCGCTGCGAGACGCGGGAGGGGCGTGTGGCCGTCGCCCTCCCAGGCCAGGATCGCGAGGTCGGCCTGAACGGCCTGGGTGAGAACCGTATCGAACGACACCGGCCCGTCGACGTCCGGGTAGGCGCCGCCGCCGCTCTGGCCCACGGCCCCCTGCACGATGCGCTGCCAGCGACCACGACGCGACACCTCGTCACGTGGATCGATCCGCACGGTGGAGCGCTGCCCCGCGAAGAAGGTGAAGCGCGCCACCCCCAGCTCAGTGCCCTTCTGCAGAACGAGATCGAGCTTCTCTCCCTTGAGCAGGCCGCAGCACAGGTGAATCGACAGCGCAGGCGCTGGAGAGAGCGTGCGCACCTGGGTCACCCGTGCCCGCAGGCTGCGCGATGAGAGCGTCTCGGCCACACAGGTGAACTCGTGCCCGCTGCCATCAACCACGAGAAAGCTGTCTCCCCGAGCCACGCGCAACACGTTCACCGCGTGACGGTAGGCCTCACCCTCGATGACGAAGGCGTCGCCGTCGCGCGCCTCGGGCGAGACCACCACGCGGGCCACTCAGCTCTCCGGACGCGCGCACACAGAGGCCCACTCCCCGTCGACGCGCCACTCCTGCCGGCGCAGGCCGCATCCCTCGAGGGCCTCACGCACGTCGTCGACGCGCTCGACGATGATGCCACTGGCCACGAAACAGGCGCCGTCTGCCAGGCGGTCGATGATGAGCGGGGCGAGCCCCTTGATGGCGTCCGCCACGATGTTGGCCACAACAACCTCGAAGCGATGGTCGGGCGCCAACGCCGACACGAGATCAGAGCCCTCGACCCGGACCTTGTCGTCGACGGCGTTGAGCTGCGCGTTCTCGCGCGCCGTGCGCACCGCCACGGGATCGTTGTCGACCGCCACGGCCTCGCGCGCCCCCAGGCGCACCGCGGCAACCGAGAGGATGCCCGAGCCCGTGCCTACGTCGAGCACCCGCTCTCCCCCCCGCAGCAGCAGCTCGAGCCACTCGAGACACATGCGCGTGGTGGCGTGGGTTCCGGTGCCGAAGGCCATGCCCGGGTCGAGCTCGATGACGACGTCGTCGGCCACCGCCTCGAACGCCTCCCAGGTGG
Protein-coding sequences here:
- a CDS encoding 16S rRNA (uracil(1498)-N(3))-methyltransferase, whose protein sequence is MARVVVSPEARDGDAFVIEGEAYRHAVNVLRVARGDSFLVVDGSGHEFTCVAETLSSRSLRARVTQVRTLSPAPALSIHLCCGLLKGEKLDLVLQKGTELGVARFTFFAGQRSTVRIDPRDEVSRRGRWQRIVQGAVGQSGGGAYPDVDGPVSFDTVLTQAVQADLAILAWEGDGHTPLPRLAAVLRGHAALRTVAVLVGPEGGFSEGEIEAARAAGVTLVSLGARILRAETAAVVMPALLLAASGDLG
- the prmA gene encoding 50S ribosomal protein L11 methyltransferase; translation: MQWLRGETTIPVEQAEDTRTRLLQADVRGWEEHDEPGQVRFVLYCAQAEDFEQRVAEIEARLDAAVTWSAVDDEDWAHAWKRFWKPQRIGRRIVVKPTWEAFEAVADDVVIELDPGMAFGTGTHATTRMCLEWLELLLRGGERVLDVGTGSGILSVAAVRLGAREAVAVDNDPVAVRTARENAQLNAVDDKVRVEGSDLVSALAPDHRFEVVVANIVADAIKGLAPLIIDRLADGACFVASGIIVERVDDVREALEGCGLRRQEWRVDGEWASVCARPES